The genomic stretch TCGCGGTGGTTGTACCGTCACCCGCTACATCAGAAGTTTTGGAGGCAACTTCTTTAACCATCTGTGCACCCATATTCTCGAACTTATCCTCAAGGTCGATCTCTTTGGCAACAGTCACGCCGTCCTTTGTAATGGTCGGTGCTCCGAATTTCTTTTCCAGTACGACATTCCTGCCTTTTGGACCAAGAGTAACCTTCACTGCGTCAGATAAAATCTTGACGCCCTCTAAAATCGATCTTCGCGCATCTTCGTTAAATTTTATCTCTTTTGCTGCCATAGTTCTATCTCCTTTTGCTATTTTTCCTTCTCAACTATTCCTAAAACATCATCCTCGCGGATGATTAAATACTCTTTATCAACAATCTTAACCTCAGTTCCTGCATACTTACCAAAGAGTATAGTATCTCCTTTTTTCACATCCAATGGAATCTTATTTCCTTTATCGTCTCTTCGACCATCACCAACAGCAATCACCTTCCCCTGCTGAGGCTTCTCTTTCGCCGTATCAGGGATGATAATACCACCTTTTTTAACCTCTTCTTCAACCCTTTCAACAAGAATGTGATCATGTAGTGGTTTTATTTTCATTTTACCTCCTTATTTTCTCTTTTCCAAAATACCCTTGCCAACTTCTGATCATCAGAGAACTTATACTCCACTTTACCACCGTATGAGTGGTAAAGCATCCTACCAAAATGAACCGCTAAATTCTCCGAGGTGGTCTCAACCCTCACTCCGTCTCCATCTTCATAAATGCCCATAATACGGTCAAGGGGGTTGTGGACGACCTCTTTCTTTTCCTCATTTTTCAACATATTAATGATTTCATTACGTCTATCCTTGAAAAAGTTCCCTGTTATATAGACAATCCCCATTACATAATGATCCTCTTCTTTTCGACAGGCCGGGCATTTATGCCGCTCCACCGCCAGGTTCGGGTCGAAATCAGCTATTCTCTGCCAGCGCCGGTGTTTATAAACCAACCCACAGCGCGGACATAAAGTCGGCTCTTTATAACTCTTTCTCGTAAGATATGGATCTTCGAGATGGGGCTTCAGTCCTCCTCTTATACCTCTGTGCCCTTTTGGCACTTCCAGTCTCCTTTTTTAGTCACAGCACACCTCTTCACCTGTCATCTCTCACACATGGGCGAAACCCGACTTGAACGGGTGACCTTCTGCTTGTAAGGCAGACGCTCTCGCCAGCTGAGCTATTCGCCCTTTAGACAGCATATTATATATAAAAGTTTAGTTTTGTCAACAACGGCAACAGTTCGATTTTTCCTTGATTTTCCAGAGAAAATGGCTATAATCATGAAACCGATATATCATTTTATTTAAAACTTGTCTTTTCATCGCTTTGTTTGATTGAGGGTAGTTTGCAAAACCAACAGGTACACCATTTTTACCTTCTTCCAGGCAAAGTTTTGTTGAGATTTAGGCATTATGGTTTTAGATAAAAAAGGAAAAACCATGAATCCAAAAAAATATCTTGCAACTCTATGTTTAATAATAGCGGCAGGACTTTCTGCCGAAGGTCGTTTTACGGCCGATTACAACCGGCTGGTTCCGAAAATGCTCAATTATCAGGGTTATCTGACCGATACCCTGCAGATTCCAATAGATGATACCCTGGATATGATTTTTCGGATCTATGATGCATCGACCGGCGGTAATGAGTTGTGGAATGAGACCCAGACCGGAGTAATAATTGAGCGTGGGGTCTTCAGTGTGATATTGGGCAGTGTGAATGCGATACCGGATTCGGTCTTTACCGGTGGTACAGACCGCTGGTTGGAGCTTGTGGTCGATGGTGATACGCTGTCTCCGCGCACCCGGATTGTTTCAGTGGGTTATGCCTATACTGCGACCTATTCAGATACTGCGGAATATGCCCGCAATGCTTCTGCGGACAATGACTGGGTCAGGGGGACGCCGGACAGTGTGTTATTCACTGCCAACTATCTCGGCATTGCCCGGGGTGGAGCGGGTAATGTACTTTATGGTGACAGTGCCCATACCCATGTCAACCTCGGGGTTGCCTGTACAACCGGGGTGAGTGGACAAAACTATTGTTATGCCACAATTGGAGGCGGGTATCGCAATGTTGCCAGTGGTTACTATTCAACCGTAGACGGAGGAGTTTGGAATACTGCCAGGGATTCTTTTACAACTATTGGAGGAGGATATTCCAACACCGCCAATAATTCGTATACAACCGTATCAGGAGGATTCCGCAATATTGCTGATAGTAGTAATGCGACTGTAGGTGGAGGATATTTTAACACTGCCAGTGGTTTTTCTGCAACCGTAGGGGGAGGATATGGCAATACTGCTGGAGGTAATTATGCGACCGTGAGTGGAGGAGTTAACAATACTACTATGGATACCTTGGCCACTATAGCGGGAGGAGTCAACAATAAAATTAGAGCTAACTTTGCGACTATAGGCGGAGGAAAGAGTAATTTTGTCTATGGTATTTATGGAATAGTAGCTGGTGGGTACATAGATACAATTAAAGCTTCTTACGGTGGCATTCTTTCAGGCTACAATAATCTTGCAGGTGATTCATTAATTGACACGGCAGCGGTGGTGGTCGGAGGCTGGAATAATTCAGTGACCGCAAAATACACCTTTGTCGGCGGAGGAAAAAACAATACTGCCAGTGGTCATTCTGCGACCGTAGCTGGGGGAGAGGCGGATACATCTGCTGCACCGTATAGTTTTGCCACAAATTACCACACCTTTGTTGATTCTTCTGACACTAACTCCGCGGCCTTCACAACCAGCCATACCACTGCATCAAACCAAGTTCGGGCGGCTGCCTTCTCAACCGGAACCTTGGTCTTCACGAT from candidate division WOR-3 bacterium encodes the following:
- a CDS encoding co-chaperone GroES; translation: MKIKPLHDHILVERVEEEVKKGGIIIPDTAKEKPQQGKVIAVGDGRRDDKGNKIPLDVKKGDTILFGKYAGTEVKIVDKEYLIIREDDVLGIVEKEK
- a CDS encoding ATPase produces the protein MPKGHRGIRGGLKPHLEDPYLTRKSYKEPTLCPRCGLVYKHRRWQRIADFDPNLAVERHKCPACRKEEDHYVMGIVYITGNFFKDRRNEIINMLKNEEKKEVVHNPLDRIMGIYEDGDGVRVETTSENLAVHFGRMLYHSYGGKVEYKFSDDQKLARVFWKRENKEVK